The Alphaproteobacteria bacterium US3C007 genomic interval CCACGGCCGATATGATGGCGAAAATGGCGCAGGGGCGGGCCGATGATCTTGCCTCTACGCTGCTTTTGGCGACGGATACGCCTGTATTGATTGCACCCTCTATGAATGTGCGGATGTGGGAACATTCTGCCACACAGCGCAATTTGCGCCAGCTTCAAGCTGATGGCGTAAAAATTATCGGGCCCGAGGCTGGAGATATGGCCTGTGGTGAATTTGGCCCCGGTCGTATGTCTGAGCCCGTTGATATTTTGACTGCTGTGCAAATGCATTTTACCCGCGGTCCGCTGGCAGGCCAGCGGGTTCTGGTTACGTCAGGCCCAACCCATGAGCCGATTGATCCCGTGCGCTATATTGCGAACCGCTCTTCTGGTCGGCAGGGCAGCGCGATAGCACAAGCGTTGGTCAATCAAGGTGCTGACGTGATGTTCATTTCGGGGCCCGCGGCAGCAGACCCGCCCCTCGGCGCGCAGATAACACGCGTTGAAACGGCTTTAGAGATGGCGCAAGCCGTTGAGAAAGCCCTACCGTGCAAGATCGCGATCTTTGTGGCGGCCGTGGCGGATTATCGTGTGGAACTGCCCGGCGACGAAAAGATCAAGAAACAGGCGGGTGGGCTTTCAACCTTAAGTTTTGTGGAAAACCCCGATATTTTGGCCTCGGTGGCGCAACGCCGCGACAATCGCCCAGATTTGGTAATCGGCTTTGCGGCTGAAACCGAAGCACTTGAGGAAAATGCGCAGGCAAAACGCATGCGAAAGGGCTGTGATTGGCTTTTAGCAAATGACGTTTCGGCCAAAACCGGCATTATGGGCGGCGACGAAAACGCGATTTTGTGCATTGAACAGGCTGGGGTGGATCAATGGCCCAGAGCGTCCAAGGCACAAGTGGCGGAGCGTTTGGTGCAAAAGATCATTGACCATGTTGAGAAGGCGTCAACGGCGCATGGTTGAGGTCCAGTTTACATGGTCTGAGGGCGCAGATCAAACGCTTGGCGCGCCGTGTTATGAAACTGACGGCGCAGCCGGCGCAGATATACGTGCTAATTTAACACCTGATTTGCGCGCATCTGGGATGATTTTGAAGGCCGCCGACCGCCTGCTGGTGCCCACTGGGTTGCGCGTTGCAATACCGTCAGGCTTTGAGATTCAGCTGCGGCCAAGATCCGGTCTGGCGTTAAAGCATGGGATTACGCTTTTGAACGCACCGGGAACGATTGACAGCGATTACCGTGGAGAAATCGGTGTGATTTTGTACAATAGCGGACCGCAAGCGTTTCTGATTGCACACGGAGACCGGATCGCACAACTGATTGTGGCGCCCGTCATTCAAGCGCAGTTTGTGCATGTAGATGAGATGGCCGGCAGCGACCGCAATGCGGGCGGCTTTGGATCTACAGGACGCAGCTGATGCTTTGGTTGATCATTTTAGCGCTGGGGTTTTGGGCTTTTGGCGCACGCCTGAAAGTACCACCTGGAGTGCGCTTTTCCGTGATTGCAACGCTTTATGCGGCCTTAATACTTGCCCATTTGGTTTTGCCAGCTCAGCACCCTTTAATTCTGGCGACGGGTGGTTCTGTCGCTCCCTTGGCGTTGCTG includes:
- the coaBC gene encoding bifunctional phosphopantothenoylcysteine decarboxylase/phosphopantothenate--cysteine ligase CoaBC; its protein translation is MLSSKRILLIITGGIAAYKSLDLIRKLRAAGAAVTPVLTGSAQEFVTPLSVAALAGEAVHSELFDLTSEAEMGHIELSRSADLILVAPATADMMAKMAQGRADDLASTLLLATDTPVLIAPSMNVRMWEHSATQRNLRQLQADGVKIIGPEAGDMACGEFGPGRMSEPVDILTAVQMHFTRGPLAGQRVLVTSGPTHEPIDPVRYIANRSSGRQGSAIAQALVNQGADVMFISGPAAADPPLGAQITRVETALEMAQAVEKALPCKIAIFVAAVADYRVELPGDEKIKKQAGGLSTLSFVENPDILASVAQRRDNRPDLVIGFAAETEALEENAQAKRMRKGCDWLLANDVSAKTGIMGGDENAILCIEQAGVDQWPRASKAQVAERLVQKIIDHVEKASTAHG
- the dut gene encoding dUTP diphosphatase is translated as MVEVQFTWSEGADQTLGAPCYETDGAAGADIRANLTPDLRASGMILKAADRLLVPTGLRVAIPSGFEIQLRPRSGLALKHGITLLNAPGTIDSDYRGEIGVILYNSGPQAFLIAHGDRIAQLIVAPVIQAQFVHVDEMAGSDRNAGGFGSTGRS